The window TCGTCAGTTGTTCTTGTGGATTATCGTGGTTTGACAGTTGAAGAAGATACGAAGTTACGTAAAGAGCTAAGAGAAGCTGAAGTTGTATATAAAGTATTCAAAAATACAATGATGAACTTTGCTTTTGAAGGAACTGAGTTTGATGAGTTAAGACAACACTTAGCAGGGCCTAGTGCTATCGCCATAAGTTACCAAGATCCTACTGCAGGACCTCGCGTACTTAAAAAAGCGACTAAAGATTTCAAGGAATTAGAATTCAAGGCTGGTGTCGTTGAAGGCACATATTATGATGTGGATGGTATTAACAAGATTGCATCCATTCCATCAAGAGATGAATTAATTGCTAAGATGCTTGGAAGCTTCAAGTCTCCTATATCATCATTTGCTCGTACATTGAAAGCACTTGCTGACAAAGTGGAAGAGCAAGGTTTAGAGACAGCTGCAGGAATTGTAGTAGAAAAGTCAGAAGAAGCTGTAGAAGCAACAGAAGAATAAAATTATAAAAATTTCGGAGGTGTACGATTATGGCAAAATTAACAATAGCAGAGATTATGGAAGCTATTAAAGAATTATCCGTATTAGAATTAAATGAATTAGTAACAGCATGTGAAGAAGAGTTTGGCGTATCTGCAGCAGCAGGTGTGGTTATGGCAGCTCCAGGTGCAGCAGGTGGCGCAGCTGAAGAGAAAACTGAGTTTGATGTAGAGTTAACATCAGCAGGATCTCAAAAAATCAAAGTTATCAAAGCTGTTAGAGAAATCACTGGCTTAGGCTTAAAAGAAGCAAAAGCTTTAGTTGAAAGTGCTCCAGCAAATGTTAAAGAGGGCGTAGCTAAAGATGCAGCTGAAGAAATGAAGACTAAGTTAGAAGAAGTTGGTGCTTCTGCAACATTAAAATAGTTTTTTAATGTTTTGAGCCCCTAGCCTTTGCTAGGGGCTTTCGTTATGGGACTTATAGTACTATGATAGAGTTAATGGTCGGCAACGCTTAATAAGAATCATTGATGTAAGGGAAGAGGTTGCCACGACATATCTAAGGATTGTAAAGGCTAATGTAAAGGAATAAACTAAAAAACAGTCGTACATTTGTCTTTACAATCTTTTGATAACACGTGGTAATAAATACTAGAATAAAAGATAAAAAATAGTAAAAAAGTTGTTGACAGGCATATTTATTTGTGGTAATATTTGATAATGCATTATTGTGGAGTTGTATGCTCATTAGCCGTGTATACAATAAACTTAGGTTCAGAAAGTGGCTTAAATAAAGAAGTTAATCGCTATTTTAAACTGAGCCAAATAAGCAAAAGATCATTGAAATAGATGAAAGATGTTAGCACAAAAATCCTAGAATATATGGTAATTATTGTATAATAATCAAATATATGTCAAGGATATAAGATAATTAATGATACATATGATACTGGCAATCATTAGCTTTTTAGCAAGTATCACCGTATCTTTAGCGAAACACTAAAATGATTTTATCTCATCTATTGACCAAGATTTATATAAGTTAGACCGGTTAACTATTGAGGATAAATTCATATTTAAGCTGTTTCATAGATAATTTTAAAATTAGCCAAGGGGTGAAACGTACATGGAAAAAAACAGAATTCGACCTATGAAAATTGGGAGAGGCGTTCGAATGAGCTACTCCCGAAAAAAAGAAGTTTTAGATATGCCAAACTTGATCGAAATTCAAAAAAACTCCTATCAATGGTTTCTGAAAGAAGGGCTTAGGGAAGTATTTCGGGATATATCCCCTATTACAGATTATAGTGGAAACTTAGTACTCGAACTGATAGACTTCTCGCTTAATAAAGAATTAAAGTACACCATCGAAGAGTGTAAGGAACGAGATGCAACTTATGCGGCTCCATTAAAAGTCAAAGTTCGACTAATCAACAAAGAAAAAGACGAAATTAATGAGCATGAAATTTTCATGGGTGACTTACCTGTTATGACGGAAACAGGAACATTTATCATTAATGGTGCTGAGAGGGTTATCGTTAGTCAGTTGGTTCGTTCGCCAGGGATATACTATAACATTAACTTTGATAAAATTGGTAAGCAGTTATATTCTGCGACAGTCATCCCTAATAGGGGAGCTTGGCTTGAGTATGAAACAGATTCAAACGATATATTCTACGTACGTGTTGACCGAACAAGGAAAGTACCCATCACGGTACTTATTCGTACGCTAGGTATTGGTACAGATGCAGCTATTGTTGATCTTTTTGGTGAAGAGCCTAAGATTCTTGCCAGTATTGAAAAAGACGGCACCACTTCTTATGAAGAAGGTTTAATTGAGATATATAAACGTATTAGACCTGGTGAGCCACCAACAGTTGAAAGTGCTGAATCGCTTATCAATACCATGTTTTTTGACCCAAGACGTTATGACTTGGCAAAAGTTGGACGTTATAAATTTAATAAGAAATTAGCTTTTAGAAATAGAATAACAGGTTTTGCCTTAGCGGAATCTGTCATTGATGGTTCAACAGGTGAAGTACTAGCAGAAGCGGGTACAGTTGTTACCAAAGAATTAGCTAATGATATCCAAGATGCTGCCATACCTTCCGTATGGTTATTAGTAGAGGATAGAAGAGTAAAAATATTATCAAATCTAACCGTTGACATCACAAAATTCGTGGATATTGATCCAAAAGAATATGATATCTATGAACGTGTGTATTATAAAGCCTTACAAGAAATATTAGAAGAAAATGATGATATTGAAGATATAAAAGAAGCCATTAAAAAGAATACCCATAAATTAATTCCTAAGCATATCACAAAGGAAGATATTCTTGCGTCCATTAACTACAACATTGCTTTAGAATATGGCGTAGGCAATAAAGATGATATTGACCATTTGGGTAACAGAAGAATTCGTGCCGTTGGTGAACTGTTACAAAATCAGTTTAGAATTGGTTTATCACGATTAGAGCGTGTGGTTCGAGAAAGAATGACCATTCAAGATAGTGATGGTATATCGCCTCAAACCCTTATTAATATTCGTCCTGTTACAGCGGCCATAAAAGAGTTCTTTGGTAGTTCACAATTATCTCAGTTTATGGATCAGAATAATCCCCTTGCTGAACTTGCCAATAAAAGACGTTTATCAGCTCTTGGACCAGGTGGTTTATCCAGAGAAAGAGCTGGTTTTGAAGTTCGTGACGTCCATCACTCCCATTATGGTAGAATGTGTCCCATTGAGACGCCTGAGGGACCAAACATTGGTTTGATTAACTCGTTGGCTTGTTATGCAAGAATTAATGAATATGGTTTTATTGAAGCACCGTATCGTGTGATTGATAAAACATCTGGTGAACCCGTTGTGTCAGATGAGGTCATCTATGTAACAGCTGATGAAGAAGAGAACTATCATGTGGCTCAAGCCAATGAGCCTCTTGATGATGAAGGTCATTTTGTACACAAGTACGTTACAGGACGCTACAAAGAACATATCCTGGAGATGGAACGTAATACCATTGACTTAATGGACGTTTCACCGAAACAGTTATTCTCAGTAGCCACATCCATGATACCATTCTTAGAGAATGATGATGCCAACCGTGCACTTATGGGGTCTAACATGCAGCGACAAGCGGTACCACTGCTCATGACAGATTCTTCTATTGTCGGTACAGGTATGGAGCATAAAGCAGCCGTTGACTCAGGTGTTGTGGTTATTGCTAAACGAGCTGGTGTGATTGAAAGAGTAGCGGCCAAAACAATTGTTGTGAAAACAGATGATGGTCAGCGTGACGTTTATAAATTATTAAAGTTTGCAAAGAGTAACCAAGGTACTTGTGTCAATCAACGTCCTATTGTTAACAAAGGGCAAAGAGTAGATGCTGGCGAAGTCATCGCTGATGGACCTTCAACGGATCAAGGTGAAATTGCTCTTGGTAAGAACCCATTAATCGGCTTTATGACTTGGGAAGGTTATAACTTCGAGGATGCCATCTTACTGAGCGAAAACTTAGTGAAAGAAGATGTGTATACATCTGTTCATATAGAAGAATACGAAGCTGAAGCAAGAGATACGAAACTTGGACCAGAAGAAATCACCCGTGATGTGCCTGGTGTAGGTGAAGATGCTCTAAAAGATTTGGATGAGCGAGGTATTATCCGAATCGGTGCAGAAGTGCGTGCAAACGATATTTTAGTTGGTAAGGTAACACCAAAAGGTGAAACAGAACTGACAGCAGAAGAGAGACTTCTTCGAGCTATTTTCGGTGAAAAGGCTAGAGAAGTTAGGGATACATCTCTAAGAGTTCCCCATGGTGAATCTGGTATCATCGTTGATGTAAAAGTCTTCACAAGAGAAAATGGCGATGAACTACCACCAGGTGTTAACCAATCTGTTCGTGCATACATTGCCCAAAAGAGAAAGATTTCTGTAGGGGATAAAATGGCTGGTCGACATGGTAACAAAGGTGTTATCTCTAGAATTCTTCCAGTGGAGGATATGCCATTTATGCCTAATGGGAGACCACTTGATATCGTGCTTAACCCACTAGGGGTGCCATCCCGTATGAACATCGGACAGGTACTTGAAGTCCATCTAGGATTAGCTGCAAAAGCCCTTGGTTTTAAAGTGGCAACGCCTGTATTTGATGGTGCACATGAGGATGATATCATGGATACCTTAGAACTTGCTAATGATTACGTGAATCATGATTGGGAGACATTCTGTGACAAATGGGCAGATTCTCTTGAACCTCACGTATTACAATATTTAGATGAAAATAAAGCACACCGTGAAGAGTGGTTGGGTGTTCCCATATCCAGAGATGGTAAGATTTATCTGAAGGATGGGCGTACAGGTGAATATTTTGATAACCCTGTTACCGTAGGATACATGCACTACTTGAAACTTCACCACTTGGTTGATGATAAGATTCATGCCCGTTCAACGGGACCTTATTCACTGGTAACACAGCAGCCATTAGGTGGTAAAGCCCAATTCGGTGGACAGCGATTTGGTGAGATGGAGGTATGGGCACTTGAGGCTTATGGTGCGGCCTATACACTACAAGAAATTTTAACTGTTAAGTCCGATGACGTGGTTGGACGTGTTAAAACATATGAAGCCATTATAAAAGGTGAAAATATTCCAGAACCAGGTATACCAGAATCCTTTAAAGTATTGTTAAAAGAGCTTCAGTCGTTAGCACTTGATGTTAAAATTCTCAAGAATGATGATACAGAAGTAAGACTCCGTGAAAGTATCGACGATGTAGACGATTTATCCATTAATCTAGAAGGTCGAGAAGGGGAATACACGCCTGGGGATACAGTTAACAGTGGAACAGGTAAAAAAGAGACTTCTGATCAAGAAGAATTATTTGACGAAATAGATGAAAATTACGACGAAATAGATGAAAGTAAGTTTATTATCTCCGATAAAGAAACA is drawn from Vallitalea pronyensis and contains these coding sequences:
- the rplJ gene encoding 50S ribosomal protein L10; translated protein: MPNVELKQTVVNAIKENLEGASSVVLVDYRGLTVEEDTKLRKELREAEVVYKVFKNTMMNFAFEGTEFDELRQHLAGPSAIAISYQDPTAGPRVLKKATKDFKELEFKAGVVEGTYYDVDGINKIASIPSRDELIAKMLGSFKSPISSFARTLKALADKVEEQGLETAAGIVVEKSEEAVEATEE
- the rplL gene encoding 50S ribosomal protein L7/L12: MAKLTIAEIMEAIKELSVLELNELVTACEEEFGVSAAAGVVMAAPGAAGGAAEEKTEFDVELTSAGSQKIKVIKAVREITGLGLKEAKALVESAPANVKEGVAKDAAEEMKTKLEEVGASATLK
- the rpoB gene encoding DNA-directed RNA polymerase subunit beta is translated as MEKNRIRPMKIGRGVRMSYSRKKEVLDMPNLIEIQKNSYQWFLKEGLREVFRDISPITDYSGNLVLELIDFSLNKELKYTIEECKERDATYAAPLKVKVRLINKEKDEINEHEIFMGDLPVMTETGTFIINGAERVIVSQLVRSPGIYYNINFDKIGKQLYSATVIPNRGAWLEYETDSNDIFYVRVDRTRKVPITVLIRTLGIGTDAAIVDLFGEEPKILASIEKDGTTSYEEGLIEIYKRIRPGEPPTVESAESLINTMFFDPRRYDLAKVGRYKFNKKLAFRNRITGFALAESVIDGSTGEVLAEAGTVVTKELANDIQDAAIPSVWLLVEDRRVKILSNLTVDITKFVDIDPKEYDIYERVYYKALQEILEENDDIEDIKEAIKKNTHKLIPKHITKEDILASINYNIALEYGVGNKDDIDHLGNRRIRAVGELLQNQFRIGLSRLERVVRERMTIQDSDGISPQTLINIRPVTAAIKEFFGSSQLSQFMDQNNPLAELANKRRLSALGPGGLSRERAGFEVRDVHHSHYGRMCPIETPEGPNIGLINSLACYARINEYGFIEAPYRVIDKTSGEPVVSDEVIYVTADEEENYHVAQANEPLDDEGHFVHKYVTGRYKEHILEMERNTIDLMDVSPKQLFSVATSMIPFLENDDANRALMGSNMQRQAVPLLMTDSSIVGTGMEHKAAVDSGVVVIAKRAGVIERVAAKTIVVKTDDGQRDVYKLLKFAKSNQGTCVNQRPIVNKGQRVDAGEVIADGPSTDQGEIALGKNPLIGFMTWEGYNFEDAILLSENLVKEDVYTSVHIEEYEAEARDTKLGPEEITRDVPGVGEDALKDLDERGIIRIGAEVRANDILVGKVTPKGETELTAEERLLRAIFGEKAREVRDTSLRVPHGESGIIVDVKVFTRENGDELPPGVNQSVRAYIAQKRKISVGDKMAGRHGNKGVISRILPVEDMPFMPNGRPLDIVLNPLGVPSRMNIGQVLEVHLGLAAKALGFKVATPVFDGAHEDDIMDTLELANDYVNHDWETFCDKWADSLEPHVLQYLDENKAHREEWLGVPISRDGKIYLKDGRTGEYFDNPVTVGYMHYLKLHHLVDDKIHARSTGPYSLVTQQPLGGKAQFGGQRFGEMEVWALEAYGAAYTLQEILTVKSDDVVGRVKTYEAIIKGENIPEPGIPESFKVLLKELQSLALDVKILKNDDTEVRLRESIDDVDDLSINLEGREGEYTPGDTVNSGTGKKETSDQEELFDEIDENYDEIDESKFIISDKETLFDEEN